One genomic window of Leptotrichia shahii includes the following:
- a CDS encoding polysaccharide deacetylase family protein, producing MTYLFLIIILLFLVFIAYNKNRKNFVLCLMYHSIDSEKGKGGIFVDEFKEHIKWIKDKKTFKMEELKGLDYKLPKNSILITFDDGYKNNYTLAFPILKKYNMKATIFLNTKFIEKDEAYLNWAEIREMYESGLVDFQLHTHSHQLTIKNIDVLAFYDRESSPYFKRESYSLFFDGNYDEKSDAEKLNGLPVFKLRSKISIPGYKPKKDFVEKYRKVMELQEDNMSEKEKKEFLNKLFKKRKDEFFDKISEEQFRKTVEFEILENKKIISEKLGKTPDCLAYPWGHRYKGNRDDIKKLGVDIFITTRKGVNSLNLDKNWIYRVSGDDFESFDEFKKELTDGSGAYYRKLRKIFIKK from the coding sequence ATGACATATTTATTTTTAATAATAATCTTGCTGTTTTTGGTATTTATTGCCTATAATAAAAATAGGAAAAATTTTGTCTTGTGCCTTATGTATCACAGCATTGATAGTGAAAAGGGTAAAGGCGGAATTTTTGTGGATGAATTTAAAGAGCATATAAAATGGATAAAAGATAAAAAGACTTTTAAAATGGAAGAATTGAAGGGATTAGATTATAAGTTGCCGAAAAATTCGATACTTATAACTTTTGATGATGGATATAAAAATAATTATACTCTGGCTTTTCCAATTTTAAAAAAATATAATATGAAGGCTACAATATTTTTGAATACAAAGTTTATTGAAAAGGATGAGGCTTATTTAAACTGGGCTGAGATTAGGGAAATGTATGAAAGTGGACTAGTTGATTTTCAGCTTCATACACATTCACATCAGTTGACAATAAAAAATATTGATGTACTTGCTTTTTATGACAGAGAAAGTTCTCCATATTTTAAAAGGGAAAGTTATAGCTTGTTTTTTGACGGAAATTATGATGAAAAAAGTGATGCTGAAAAGTTAAATGGACTTCCTGTGTTTAAATTACGAAGTAAAATTTCAATTCCTGGATACAAGCCTAAGAAGGATTTTGTAGAAAAATATAGAAAGGTTATGGAACTTCAAGAGGACAATATGTCTGAAAAAGAGAAAAAAGAATTTTTGAATAAATTATTTAAAAAAAGAAAAGATGAATTTTTTGATAAAATTAGTGAAGAACAATTTAGAAAAACTGTTGAATTTGAAATTTTGGAGAATAAAAAAATTATTAGTGAAAAATTGGGGAAAACTCCAGATTGTCTGGCTTATCCTTGGGGACACCGATATAAAGGAAATAGAGATGATATAAAAAAATTGGGAGTGGATATTTTTATAACAACTAGAAAGGGTGTGAATTCCTTAAACCTTGATAAAAATTGGATTTATCGTGTGAGTGGAGATGATTTTGAAAGTTTTGATGAATTTAAAAAAGAATTGACTGATGGAAGTGGAGCATATTATAGAAAATTAAGAAAAATTTTTATAAAAAAATAA
- a CDS encoding glycosyltransferase, producing MKEVTLVITSCGRFDLLEETLDSFFEYNTYPIKKIIITEDSTEEKKLEKLISKYDTKKQNFRLIVNETRLGQLKSIDKAYCEIDTEYIFHCEDDWKFLKKGFIEKSMELMEEDEKILVVGLRSKSDFKEDFFYDEDYISKKGEHWYNVKGEIFTYNPALRRKKDMDLFGPHEKLENQRYEEVLSDFYKERGFKTVFFKEPYVTHIGNKRHVHFSNKRKNTVLNFKIDRLIKKIRAKLLKLRGKL from the coding sequence ATGAAGGAAGTAACGCTAGTAATAACTAGTTGTGGAAGATTTGACTTGCTGGAGGAAACGCTTGACAGCTTTTTTGAATATAATACCTATCCAATTAAGAAAATAATAATAACAGAAGATAGTACTGAAGAGAAAAAACTCGAAAAGCTGATTTCAAAATATGATACTAAAAAGCAGAATTTTAGACTCATAGTAAATGAAACACGGTTAGGACAGCTAAAATCAATTGACAAGGCTTATTGTGAAATTGATACTGAATATATTTTTCATTGTGAAGATGACTGGAAATTTCTTAAAAAGGGATTTATTGAAAAATCAATGGAATTGATGGAGGAAGATGAAAAAATCTTGGTTGTTGGGCTTCGTTCAAAAAGTGATTTTAAGGAAGATTTTTTTTATGATGAAGATTATATTTCAAAAAAAGGAGAGCATTGGTATAATGTAAAAGGTGAAATATTTACTTATAATCCAGCTTTGAGAAGAAAAAAGGACATGGATTTATTTGGGCCTCATGAAAAGTTGGAAAATCAGAGATACGAGGAAGTTTTATCGGATTTTTATAAGGAACGTGGATTTAAAACGGTATTTTTTAAGGAACCTTATGTAACTCATATTGGAAATAAAAGACATGTGCATTTTAGTAATAAGAGAAAAAATACAGTTCTGAATTTTAAAATTGACAGGTTAATAAAAAAAATAAGAGCAAAACTTTTAAAATTAAGAGGTAAGTTATAA
- a CDS encoding glycosyltransferase family 9 protein produces the protein MSKINWKFYRPYRDKLVDKKNEILSRIFDKRKKDVDLDPSKINRILFLRTDGKIGDYIISSFIFREIKKYYPNIKIDVVSDKSLEDLLKLNKNIDKYYIFDRKKFFEWRKAARILKKNNYDVLLDSTEGLKYKQFYLINRINAIVNVGYNKDGYKIYNKDVKQNNTLKMVEIYKQMMKSVNIEIKNTMYDVPVSKDSERNVKKFLDENNINEKIIALNFFGASRGRKINEKVALIIIKRLSKIYKDYRIIILDSPNDRETIYNILEKTDNKNILFFEKSRTVLDSISIIKNSDLVVSLDTAILHIAEGLNKKIMAFYGPKINKNKWRIKEEGNILIDYTESRINDVDFEKVFDKLSYENNLSAI, from the coding sequence ATGAGTAAAATAAACTGGAAATTTTATAGACCATACAGGGATAAATTAGTTGATAAAAAAAATGAGATATTAAGTAGAATATTTGATAAAAGAAAAAAAGATGTAGATTTAGATCCATCCAAAATAAACAGAATTTTATTTTTAAGAACTGACGGGAAAATAGGTGATTATATAATAAGTTCATTTATTTTTAGAGAAATAAAAAAATATTATCCTAATATAAAAATTGATGTTGTTTCTGATAAATCTTTAGAAGATTTACTGAAATTAAATAAGAATATAGATAAATACTATATATTTGACAGGAAAAAATTTTTTGAGTGGAGAAAAGCTGCACGGATATTGAAAAAAAATAATTATGATGTATTGCTTGATTCGACGGAAGGATTGAAGTATAAGCAGTTTTATCTTATAAATAGGATAAATGCAATAGTTAATGTTGGCTATAATAAAGATGGCTATAAAATATATAACAAGGATGTAAAACAGAATAATACTTTAAAAATGGTTGAAATTTATAAGCAAATGATGAAAAGTGTGAATATTGAAATAAAAAATACAATGTATGATGTTCCAGTTTCAAAAGATTCTGAAAGAAATGTAAAAAAATTTTTAGATGAAAATAATATCAATGAGAAAATAATCGCATTAAACTTTTTTGGAGCTTCCAGAGGAAGAAAAATAAATGAGAAAGTTGCTTTAATTATAATAAAAAGACTAAGTAAAATTTATAAAGATTATAGGATTATAATATTAGATTCTCCAAACGATAGAGAAACAATTTATAATATACTTGAAAAGACAGATAATAAGAATATTTTATTTTTTGAAAAGTCCAGAACGGTACTTGATTCAATATCTATAATTAAAAATAGTGATTTGGTGGTATCTTTGGATACTGCAATCTTGCATATTGCTGAAGGGCTAAATAAAAAAATAATGGCTTTTTATGGACCAAAAATCAATAAAAATAAATGGCGAATAAAAGAAGAAGGAAATATACTGATCGACTATACTGAAAGCCGAATTAATGATGTGGATTTTGAAAAAGTATTTGATAAGTTAAGTTATGAAAATAATCTATCTGCTATTTAG
- a CDS encoding glycosyltransferase family 9 protein yields the protein MSIVNGIKSKIMIWLFGTKKKYKHVNLKNIKSILLNPKDSIGDTLIAFCYARQLKKMYSDIKLGIVVTDRNIEFAKLCNENEKVIDAVVKWSDVFKNHKKWDVLLDFLSKENTKRMIWKKVLSPKITMIFGERNEKHYYNKKNLKNYDFDCTPPVETHIIDYLINSEFSKYFKIEKQKPHIKLLEKDIVKMEKFWKYDSQKVEEKNKKVKILLVPQGSDREMKPEEVAELLNNIENEKIKDVKIIMGKTAGSEEYYKKLISNVNKNLDISLSKKFSINDFILFVATADLVIGVDGGAIHIASSLNKPLLSFYANDKYNLCRWSPKTTADSLQVISKIQGSHNQTYNFSLSEPIKWLNNKINEIKKVKGN from the coding sequence ATGAGTATAGTAAATGGAATAAAATCCAAAATAATGATATGGCTATTTGGTACTAAAAAAAAGTATAAGCATGTTAATTTGAAAAATATAAAGTCTATACTTTTAAATCCTAAAGATTCTATTGGTGATACTTTAATAGCTTTTTGCTATGCAAGGCAATTAAAAAAGATGTATTCTGATATTAAATTAGGAATAGTGGTAACAGATAGAAATATAGAATTTGCTAAATTATGCAATGAAAATGAAAAAGTAATAGATGCTGTTGTAAAGTGGAGTGATGTGTTTAAAAATCATAAAAAATGGGATGTGCTATTAGACTTTTTGAGCAAAGAAAATACAAAACGGATGATTTGGAAAAAAGTATTAAGCCCTAAAATTACAATGATTTTTGGAGAAAGAAATGAAAAGCATTATTATAATAAAAAAAATTTAAAAAATTATGATTTTGATTGTACTCCACCTGTTGAAACGCATATTATAGATTATTTGATAAATTCTGAATTTTCTAAATATTTTAAAATAGAAAAACAGAAACCGCATATTAAACTTTTGGAAAAAGATATTGTAAAAATGGAAAAATTTTGGAAATATGATTCTCAAAAAGTTGAAGAGAAAAATAAAAAAGTAAAAATTTTATTAGTTCCACAAGGTAGTGACAGGGAAATGAAGCCCGAAGAAGTTGCTGAATTGTTAAATAATATTGAAAATGAGAAGATAAAAGATGTAAAAATTATTATGGGAAAAACTGCTGGAAGTGAGGAATATTATAAAAAATTGATAAGCAATGTAAATAAAAATTTGGATATTTCCTTATCTAAAAAATTTAGTATTAATGATTTTATTTTATTTGTGGCTACTGCTGATTTGGTAATTGGAGTTGATGGCGGTGCAATTCATATAGCTTCTTCGTTGAATAAACCTTTGCTGAGTTTCTATGCAAACGACAAATATAACTTATGCAGATGGTCACCTAAAACAACTGCTGATAGCTTGCAGGTAATTTCAAAGATACAAGGAAGCCATAATCAAACTTATAATTTTTCATTATCAGAACCGATAAAATGGCTAAATAATAAGATAAATGAAATAAAAAAAGTTAAGGGAAATTAA
- a CDS encoding glycosyltransferase family 2 protein, which yields MKLSVGIITFNEENRIGKTLDSVREIADEIIIIDSESTDKTVEIALSKGAKVFVEKWKGYGPQKNSVLEKCKGEWILLIDADEVISPQLKEKIKIIINSENPSSDVYKIKLRNIAFKKEIKFGGWDDYVIRLWKNGKVKISSREVHEQYQTDSKIKKIKEMIIHYTYDSIEEFLEKLNRYTSQSAKEYMKKGKNPSFIKIYSKMMFRFFRMYILQLGFMDGYEGYLLAKYSSIYTMTKYTKLREEYYNSLGNGTSLVITTYNWPKALEICLNSALEQTVAPKEIIIADDGSKQETIDLVKRFQKSYPQSNIIHSWQEDKGFRAGMSRNRAISKAAGDYIIIIDGDLVLNRHFVEDHIKNMKKGCFIQGSRVITSGVTAKKIMEGKKINLFSKGVKNNINMIRSKILSKIFTKVDRNLRGIRSCNMSFFKEDLIKVNGFEEEIEGWGREDSELAVRLFNIGCKKKKLKFEAVVCHLYHKENDRSRLKKNDEYLAEAIKSRKTMAKKGLDRYEGSNASNN from the coding sequence ATGAAACTATCTGTAGGAATAATAACTTTTAATGAAGAAAATAGAATAGGAAAAACTTTAGATTCTGTGAGGGAAATTGCTGATGAAATAATAATCATTGATAGCGAAAGTACAGACAAAACTGTGGAAATTGCACTTTCAAAAGGAGCAAAGGTTTTTGTGGAAAAGTGGAAGGGGTATGGACCACAAAAAAATTCTGTCTTGGAAAAATGCAAGGGCGAGTGGATTTTGCTAATAGATGCTGACGAAGTAATATCACCACAGCTAAAGGAAAAAATAAAAATAATTATAAATAGTGAAAATCCATCAAGTGACGTTTATAAAATAAAATTGAGAAATATTGCATTTAAAAAGGAAATAAAGTTTGGTGGATGGGATGATTATGTAATAAGGTTATGGAAAAATGGTAAAGTGAAGATAAGCAGCCGTGAAGTGCATGAACAATATCAAACTGACAGCAAAATAAAAAAAATAAAAGAAATGATAATACATTATACTTATGACAGCATAGAGGAATTTCTTGAAAAATTAAACAGGTATACTTCACAAAGTGCTAAAGAATATATGAAAAAAGGGAAAAATCCGAGTTTTATAAAAATATATTCAAAAATGATGTTCAGATTTTTTAGAATGTATATTTTGCAGCTTGGATTCATGGATGGCTACGAAGGTTACCTGCTTGCCAAATACAGCTCCATTTACACAATGACAAAATATACTAAATTACGGGAAGAATATTATAATAGCTTGGGAAATGGCACTTCGCTTGTTATTACCACGTATAATTGGCCAAAAGCTCTGGAAATATGCTTAAATAGTGCATTAGAACAAACTGTTGCCCCAAAGGAAATAATAATTGCCGATGATGGCTCAAAGCAGGAAACAATAGATCTTGTAAAAAGATTTCAGAAAAGCTATCCGCAAAGCAACATTATTCATTCTTGGCAGGAAGATAAGGGATTTCGGGCTGGCATGTCAAGAAACAGAGCGATAAGCAAGGCAGCTGGAGATTATATAATAATAATAGATGGTGATTTAGTATTAAATAGGCATTTTGTTGAAGATCATATAAAAAATATGAAAAAAGGCTGTTTTATTCAAGGATCAAGAGTTATAACTTCAGGGGTTACGGCAAAGAAGATAATGGAAGGGAAGAAAATAAATCTTTTTAGTAAAGGTGTGAAGAATAATATAAATATGATAAGAAGCAAAATCCTTTCTAAAATTTTTACAAAAGTAGATAGAAATTTACGTGGAATAAGATCTTGCAATATGTCCTTTTTCAAGGAGGATTTAATTAAAGTAAATGGATTTGAGGAGGAAATAGAAGGTTGGGGAAGGGAAGATAGCGAGCTTGCTGTAAGATTATTTAATATTGGGTGTAAAAAGAAAAAACTCAAGTTTGAGGCAGTGGTGTGTCACTTGTATCATAAAGAAAATGATAGAAGTAGGCTGAAGAAAAATGATGAATACTTGGCAGAGGCTATAAAAAGCAGAAAAACAATGGCTAAGAAGGGGCTTGATAGATATGAAGGAAGTAACGCTAGTAATAACTAG